The Myxococcota bacterium genome has a segment encoding these proteins:
- a CDS encoding response regulator, translating to MKARVLIADDASFMRQMIREIIEPEGFEIVGEAADGVEAVEKYKSVQPDIVTMDIVMPKRSGIDAVKQILAADANACVVMCSALGQETLVMEALQAGAKDFIVKPFKPDAVLSTLQKLVEKSQD from the coding sequence ATGAAGGCTCGAGTCCTGATCGCCGACGACGCGTCGTTCATGCGTCAGATGATCCGCGAGATCATCGAGCCCGAGGGCTTCGAGATCGTCGGCGAAGCGGCCGACGGCGTCGAGGCCGTCGAGAAGTACAAGTCGGTCCAGCCCGACATCGTCACGATGGACATCGTGATGCCCAAGCGCTCGGGGATCGACGCGGTGAAGCAGATCCTCGCCGCCGACGCGAACGCCTGCGTCGTGATGTGCAGCGCGCTCGGACAGGAGACGCTCGTGATGGAGGCGCTCCAGGCGGGCGCGAAGGACTTCATCGTCAAGCCCTTCAAGCCCGACGCCGTGCTCTCGACGCTGCAGAAGCTCGTCGAGAAGTCGCAGGACTGA
- the larB gene encoding nickel pincer cofactor biosynthesis protein LarB, which produces MHPDRLRDLLDRLRRGDVSVDDALERLARLPFVDTEFARVDTHRALRQGLPEVVFGLGKTPAQIIDIVGALEREGHHVLVTRVEEDVARAVRAALPHGRHDAVARLLWFGPDEVPIVGKGTIAVVSAGTSDAPVAAEAAAVARCFGNEVALVQDVGVAGLHRLLAAHATLREARVLIVVAGMEGALPSVVGGLVDKPVIAVPTSIGYGASLGGVAALLGMLTSCASNVAVVNIDNGFGAAHVATLVNRL; this is translated from the coding sequence GTGCACCCCGACCGATTGCGCGACCTGCTCGACCGCCTGCGCCGCGGCGACGTGAGCGTCGACGACGCGCTCGAACGGCTGGCGCGCCTGCCGTTCGTCGACACCGAGTTCGCCCGCGTCGACACGCACCGCGCGCTCCGGCAGGGGCTCCCCGAGGTCGTGTTCGGCCTCGGCAAGACGCCCGCACAGATCATCGACATCGTCGGCGCGCTCGAGCGCGAGGGGCACCATGTGCTCGTGACGCGCGTCGAGGAGGACGTCGCGCGCGCCGTGCGCGCGGCGCTTCCGCACGGCCGGCACGACGCGGTCGCGCGCCTCCTGTGGTTCGGGCCCGACGAGGTGCCGATCGTCGGCAAGGGCACGATCGCCGTGGTCTCGGCCGGCACCTCGGACGCGCCCGTCGCGGCCGAGGCCGCGGCCGTCGCCCGCTGCTTCGGGAACGAGGTCGCGCTGGTGCAGGACGTCGGCGTCGCCGGGCTCCACCGGCTCCTCGCCGCGCACGCGACGCTGCGCGAGGCGCGCGTGCTGATCGTCGTCGCGGGCATGGAGGGCGCGCTGCCGAGCGTGGTCGGCGGGCTCGTCGACAAGCCCGTCATCGCGGTGCCCACGAGCATCGGCTACGGCGCCTCGCTCGGCGGCGTCGCCGCGCTGCTCGGCATGCTCACGAGCTGCGCCTCGAACGTCGCCGTCGTCAACATCGACAACGGATTCGGAGCCGCGCATGTCGCGACGCTCGTCAACCGGCTCTAG
- a CDS encoding chemotaxis protein CheW, producing the protein MNAPARPESGRLLTFEVLGHVWALPIHGILEVAEPTALCGVPTLPRSLAGVMNWHGEALPIVAPRLLVERTEADEDASDTPAPAVDAAEDAARDELAAAHVLVVSSRSGETPSFGLPIDAVLGLVPDAPRGHVGTGTQVVVERRQVDGRVVSVLDPRRLVARAREVIERLAA; encoded by the coding sequence GTGAACGCGCCCGCGCGGCCCGAGAGCGGACGGCTCCTCACGTTCGAGGTGCTGGGGCACGTCTGGGCGCTCCCGATCCACGGCATCCTCGAGGTCGCCGAGCCGACGGCGCTATGCGGTGTCCCGACGCTCCCGCGTTCGCTCGCGGGCGTCATGAACTGGCACGGCGAGGCGCTGCCGATCGTCGCGCCGCGGCTCCTCGTCGAGCGCACCGAGGCGGACGAGGACGCGTCCGACACGCCCGCGCCCGCGGTCGACGCCGCGGAGGACGCCGCGCGAGACGAGCTCGCCGCTGCGCACGTGCTCGTCGTGTCGAGCCGCAGCGGCGAGACGCCGAGCTTCGGCCTCCCCATCGACGCGGTGCTCGGGCTCGTGCCCGACGCGCCGCGCGGACACGTCGGCACGGGCACGCAGGTCGTCGTGGAGCGCCGTCAGGTCGACGGGCGCGTCGTGAGCGTGCTCGATCCGCGCCGCCTCGTGGCGCGGGCCCGGGAAGTCATCGAGCGGCTGGCCGCCTGA
- a CDS encoding PEP-CTERM sorting domain-containing protein, with product MERSRVGIALAAAAGWVVAVVSAGGAQAQVYGSLANFDVVNDTGYEAHGFEIEIDDPSYDRSKIYSVFGLDRNFGVPPESVERYGAPTIEETPGVGVKVRYEAAFAGGQWSVGTPTGPYANPGDSCWPRGNPLYTSGTLTCDHFGVATYGLPARVVYSWLVDTAPGGQSGVLTPIVAEVPAVRYAYQPQPPAPGEPQAPEPVEVEIEAHDEPGLPFGPAYWVKVYLRHADHVVELEDLMVDNAEVPGESEVEIEWELFQSGGDQDRLQDQILREPEDASLVLRFEFYEYAGALKPDGEADCSGKNGQHGPDDCGGLGDYVGAQMAAFAAALPPAAVAVPALPSWAQAFGTVALGAGAARARRRRGRA from the coding sequence ATGGAGCGGAGCAGGGTGGGGATCGCGCTTGCGGCGGCGGCCGGGTGGGTCGTCGCCGTCGTGTCTGCGGGCGGCGCGCAGGCACAGGTGTACGGAAGCCTCGCGAACTTCGACGTCGTCAACGACACGGGCTACGAGGCGCACGGCTTCGAGATCGAGATCGACGACCCCTCGTACGACCGTTCGAAGATCTACAGCGTCTTCGGCCTCGACCGGAACTTCGGCGTGCCGCCGGAGTCGGTCGAACGCTACGGCGCGCCGACCATCGAGGAGACGCCCGGCGTCGGCGTGAAGGTCCGCTACGAGGCGGCGTTCGCGGGCGGCCAGTGGAGCGTCGGAACGCCGACCGGGCCCTACGCCAATCCCGGCGACAGCTGCTGGCCGCGCGGCAATCCGCTCTACACGTCCGGGACGCTCACGTGCGACCACTTCGGTGTCGCGACCTACGGCCTGCCGGCGCGCGTCGTCTACTCGTGGCTCGTCGACACCGCGCCGGGAGGCCAGTCCGGCGTGCTGACACCGATCGTCGCGGAGGTGCCCGCGGTCCGGTACGCCTATCAACCGCAACCTCCCGCGCCGGGCGAGCCCCAGGCGCCGGAGCCCGTCGAGGTCGAGATCGAGGCGCACGACGAGCCGGGCCTTCCGTTCGGACCCGCCTACTGGGTGAAGGTGTACCTGCGCCACGCGGACCACGTGGTCGAGCTCGAGGACCTGATGGTCGACAACGCGGAGGTGCCCGGGGAGAGCGAGGTCGAGATCGAGTGGGAGCTCTTCCAGTCCGGCGGCGACCAGGATCGGCTGCAGGACCAGATCCTCCGCGAGCCCGAGGACGCATCGCTCGTCCTGCGCTTCGAGTTCTACGAGTACGCGGGCGCGCTGAAGCCCGACGGCGAGGCCGACTGCAGCGGCAAGAACGGGCAGCACGGCCCCGACGACTGCGGCGGCCTCGGCGACTACGTCGGCGCCCAGATGGCGGCCTTCGCGGCCGCCCTGCCGCCGGCGGCCGTCGCCGTCCCCGCCCTTCCGAGCTGGGCGCAGGCGTTCGGAACGGTGGCGCTCGGCGCGGGCGCCGCGCGCGCGAGGAGGCGGCGCGGGCGCGCGTGA
- the larC gene encoding nickel pincer cofactor biosynthesis protein LarC, with protein MSRRSSTGSSRRAARADGARILHLDAFSGVAGNMFVAALLDAGLARRELEAELAGLGLDFKLRVSRVRRGAIAARYLDVLVAAAPRGKGGRARYVSGNAPARPASRRRGGDRDPGRDRDGHDHDHAHDHDHAHDHDHAHGHAHDDDHGRGRSFAQIRALLRRAKLARPVRERALDVFERLARAEATVHGVDVDDVHFHEVGAVDAIVDVTAAVAALALLDVATVTCSPVALGAGRVETAHGRLPLPAPATLELLRGVPTEPAHVAWETVTPTGAALLRGCVDEYGPLPAMTIEAIGHGAGRDRPGPMPNVLRAVLGRVAGAGRDRIAVLETNVDDLVPEHFEYLMERLFEAGALDVGLEHVQMKKNRPGFLVRALARPSERVAVARALFAHSSAIGVRTSEWDRLVLDRRELAVATPFGRIRVKVVRDLDGATSVSAEYDDCKRAAARARAPLREIVRAAEDAAREALA; from the coding sequence ATGTCGCGACGCTCGTCAACCGGCTCTAGCCGCCGCGCCGCGCGCGCCGACGGCGCGCGCATCCTGCACCTCGACGCGTTCTCGGGCGTCGCGGGGAACATGTTCGTCGCCGCCCTGCTCGATGCGGGCCTCGCGCGGCGCGAGCTCGAAGCGGAGCTCGCCGGCCTCGGGCTCGACTTCAAGCTGCGGGTCTCGCGCGTGCGCCGCGGTGCGATCGCCGCGCGCTACCTCGACGTGCTCGTCGCCGCGGCGCCGAGAGGGAAGGGCGGCCGTGCGCGCTACGTCTCGGGCAACGCGCCCGCGCGCCCCGCATCGCGGCGCCGCGGCGGCGACCGCGATCCCGGGCGCGATCGCGACGGCCACGATCACGACCACGCCCACGATCACGACCACGCGCACGACCACGACCACGCGCACGGCCACGCGCACGACGACGATCACGGCCGCGGCCGGAGCTTCGCGCAGATCCGCGCGCTCCTGCGCCGCGCGAAGCTCGCGCGCCCGGTGCGCGAGCGCGCGCTCGACGTGTTCGAGCGGCTGGCGCGCGCGGAGGCGACCGTCCACGGCGTCGACGTCGACGACGTGCACTTCCACGAGGTGGGCGCCGTCGACGCGATCGTCGACGTCACGGCGGCGGTGGCGGCGCTCGCGCTCCTCGACGTGGCGACGGTGACCTGCTCGCCCGTCGCACTCGGCGCGGGGCGCGTCGAGACCGCGCACGGCCGCCTCCCGCTCCCCGCGCCCGCGACGCTCGAGCTCCTGCGCGGCGTGCCGACCGAGCCCGCGCACGTCGCGTGGGAGACGGTGACGCCGACCGGCGCGGCCCTCCTCCGCGGGTGCGTCGACGAGTACGGGCCGCTGCCGGCGATGACGATCGAGGCGATCGGGCACGGCGCGGGACGCGACCGCCCCGGCCCGATGCCCAACGTGCTGCGCGCCGTGCTCGGCCGCGTCGCGGGCGCGGGCCGCGACCGCATCGCGGTGCTCGAGACGAACGTCGACGACCTCGTCCCCGAGCACTTCGAGTACCTGATGGAGCGCCTGTTCGAGGCCGGTGCGCTCGACGTCGGGCTCGAGCACGTGCAGATGAAGAAGAACCGCCCGGGCTTCCTCGTGCGCGCGCTCGCGCGGCCGTCGGAGCGCGTCGCCGTCGCGCGCGCCCTCTTCGCGCACTCGAGTGCGATCGGCGTCCGCACGAGCGAGTGGGATCGCCTCGTGCTCGACCGGCGGGAGCTCGCCGTCGCGACGCCGTTCGGACGCATCCGCGTGAAGGTCGTGCGCGACCTCGACGGGGCGACGTCCGTGTCGGCGGAGTACGACGACTGCAAGCGGGCGGCGGCGCGGGCGCGCGCGCCGTTGCGCGAGATCGTGCGCGCGGCGGAGGACGCCGCGCGCGAGGCGCTCGCGTGA
- a CDS encoding chemotaxis protein CheW: MRTESLDRFLGAVGEVILSTSQLRTLVGGAVDASPDVAAGFDHVERRVAELQRRVLDLRTTPLARVMEALPRAARGVAERAGKRVEVELVGAELELDRSILDRLSDPLLHLVRNAVDHGLERADARAAAGKPAVGRVVIEARRVKNAIVIDVRDDGRGIDLAKVLARAVDAGLVHPDLADDLPPEEVAELVFRPGLSTAGEVSDISGRGVGMDAVRATIESLGGAVELRTTPGQGTCTTLVVPITAAVQRVLLVDVGGERAALPIVKVERILELDAGAVERSGREAFVLVDDEPLLVIELAERFRARAAGAADDAEAVAQLVITEVRGERVALRVDRFCGQQEIYVKPIPALLASVRLLAGLTVLGDGTPAFLLDLNHLA; the protein is encoded by the coding sequence GTGCGCACCGAGTCGCTCGATCGCTTCCTCGGCGCGGTCGGCGAGGTGATCCTCTCGACGAGCCAGCTGCGCACGCTCGTGGGCGGCGCGGTCGACGCGAGCCCGGACGTCGCGGCGGGCTTCGACCACGTCGAGCGTCGCGTCGCCGAGCTGCAGCGGCGCGTGCTCGACCTGCGGACGACCCCGCTCGCGCGCGTGATGGAGGCGCTGCCGCGCGCGGCGCGCGGCGTCGCCGAGCGCGCCGGCAAGCGCGTCGAGGTCGAGCTCGTCGGCGCCGAGCTCGAGCTCGACCGCTCGATCCTGGACCGCCTCTCCGATCCGCTCCTCCACCTCGTGCGCAACGCCGTCGACCACGGACTCGAGCGCGCCGACGCGCGCGCGGCGGCGGGCAAGCCCGCCGTCGGCCGCGTCGTGATCGAGGCGCGCCGCGTGAAGAACGCGATCGTGATCGACGTGCGCGACGACGGCCGCGGCATCGACCTCGCGAAGGTGCTCGCGCGCGCCGTCGACGCGGGCCTCGTGCACCCCGACCTCGCCGACGACCTCCCGCCCGAGGAGGTCGCCGAGCTCGTGTTCCGCCCCGGGCTCTCGACCGCGGGCGAGGTGTCGGACATCTCGGGCCGCGGCGTCGGGATGGACGCCGTGCGCGCGACGATCGAATCGCTCGGCGGCGCGGTCGAGCTGCGCACGACGCCCGGCCAGGGCACGTGTACGACCCTCGTCGTCCCGATCACCGCCGCCGTCCAGCGCGTGCTGCTCGTCGACGTCGGCGGCGAGCGCGCGGCGCTCCCGATCGTGAAGGTCGAGCGCATCCTCGAGCTCGACGCGGGCGCGGTCGAGCGCAGCGGCCGCGAGGCGTTCGTGCTCGTGGACGACGAGCCGCTGCTCGTGATCGAGCTCGCGGAGCGCTTCCGCGCGCGCGCGGCGGGTGCGGCCGACGACGCCGAGGCCGTCGCGCAGCTCGTCATCACCGAGGTGCGCGGCGAGCGCGTCGCGCTGCGGGTCGACCGCTTCTGCGGGCAGCAGGAGATCTACGTGAAGCCGATTCCCGCGCTGCTGGCGAGCGTTCGCCTGCTCGCGGGGCTCACCGTGCTGGGAGACGGGACGCCCGCCTTCCTGCTCGACCTGAACCACCTCGCATGA
- a CDS encoding Hpt domain-containing protein — protein MALDMAKYRALFLEEATEHLAEMSRALIELEKDAASTESIDLVFRMAHSIKSMAASVGYDAVSEVAHALEDRMERVRSAGRVEGPDGLALLFVGLEGLERMLAVVRDEDAAPAADPALVARLAARAPAETPPPKKART, from the coding sequence ATGGCGCTCGACATGGCGAAGTACCGCGCGCTCTTCCTCGAGGAGGCCACCGAGCACCTCGCGGAGATGAGCCGTGCATTGATCGAGCTCGAGAAGGACGCGGCGTCGACGGAGTCGATCGACCTCGTCTTCCGCATGGCGCACTCGATCAAGTCGATGGCGGCCTCGGTCGGCTACGACGCGGTGAGCGAGGTCGCGCACGCGCTCGAGGACCGGATGGAGCGCGTGCGCAGCGCGGGCCGCGTCGAGGGGCCCGACGGTCTCGCGCTCCTCTTCGTCGGCCTCGAGGGTCTCGAGCGCATGCTGGCCGTCGTGCGCGACGAGGACGCCGCGCCGGCCGCGGACCCCGCGCTCGTCGCGCGCCTCGCGGCGCGTGCCCCGGCGGAGACCCCGCCCCCAAAAAAAGCCCGGACCTAG
- a CDS encoding alpha/beta fold hydrolase, with protein sequence MSEAAAVDASPFDLAPAERAGAGDPPPAVLCIHGLTGTPYEVRPVAEALVARGFRARGPLLPGHGRPAEELARCAYADWLECVRSEYAQLAAAHGQVFVVGMSLGGLLALVLASETTPSAAAVVGVPLRFTAGRVLAIAVGRFVKPMLPKRDGSDIADPAARARHPGTKMMPLASAHELVKLQKRVRALLPRVRAPLFVGHGALDRTASPEDAVAIAAGVGSAEVVERRYAHSAHVVPVDVDGPALARDVAGFFGRFRESAR encoded by the coding sequence GTGAGCGAGGCGGCGGCGGTCGACGCGTCGCCGTTCGACCTCGCGCCCGCGGAGCGCGCGGGCGCGGGCGACCCGCCGCCCGCCGTGCTCTGCATCCACGGCCTCACGGGCACGCCCTACGAGGTGCGGCCGGTCGCCGAGGCGCTCGTCGCGCGCGGCTTCCGCGCGCGCGGCCCGCTCCTCCCCGGGCACGGGCGGCCCGCCGAGGAGCTCGCGCGCTGCGCGTATGCGGACTGGCTCGAGTGCGTGCGCAGCGAGTACGCGCAGCTCGCGGCCGCGCACGGGCAGGTGTTCGTCGTCGGGATGTCGCTCGGCGGACTGCTCGCGCTCGTCCTCGCGAGCGAGACGACGCCGTCGGCGGCAGCGGTCGTCGGCGTCCCGCTTCGCTTCACCGCCGGGCGCGTGCTCGCGATCGCGGTCGGGCGCTTCGTCAAGCCGATGCTCCCGAAGCGCGACGGGTCCGACATCGCGGATCCGGCGGCGCGCGCGCGTCACCCGGGAACGAAGATGATGCCGCTCGCGAGCGCGCACGAGCTCGTGAAGCTGCAGAAGCGCGTGCGCGCGCTGCTGCCGCGCGTGCGCGCGCCGCTCTTCGTCGGCCACGGCGCGCTCGATCGCACGGCGTCGCCCGAGGACGCGGTGGCGATCGCCGCCGGGGTGGGGAGCGCCGAGGTCGTCGAGCGACGCTATGCGCACTCGGCGCACGTCGTTCCGGTGGACGTCGACGGCCCGGCGCTCGCGCGCGACGTGGCCGGCTTCTTCGGCCGGTTCCGGGAGTCCGCGCGCTAG
- a CDS encoding chemotaxis protein CheC: MTRAATHDDANATRLRETARIGFENAESAFTLLADRAIEMGDVAVASPDARRPIDAAWDAGVLFELEGCLDACVALLFRAEHRDALVERMMGESPKALGPLAVEATLTEVANILASHVASGIADALGERLLPSVPMLFAEGAAGEIEAFLGERARPDAPRYSCELGEPGGELGALLVLAPTR; the protein is encoded by the coding sequence ATGACGCGCGCGGCGACCCACGACGACGCGAACGCGACGCGGCTGCGCGAGACCGCGCGCATCGGCTTCGAGAACGCGGAGAGCGCCTTCACGCTGCTCGCCGATCGCGCGATCGAGATGGGCGACGTCGCGGTCGCGTCGCCGGACGCGCGGCGGCCGATCGACGCGGCGTGGGACGCGGGCGTCCTGTTCGAGCTCGAGGGCTGCCTCGACGCGTGCGTGGCGCTGCTCTTCCGCGCCGAGCATCGCGACGCACTCGTCGAACGCATGATGGGCGAGAGCCCGAAGGCGCTCGGGCCGCTCGCGGTCGAGGCGACGCTCACCGAGGTCGCGAACATCCTGGCATCGCACGTCGCGTCGGGCATCGCGGATGCGCTCGGCGAGCGGCTCCTTCCGTCGGTGCCGATGCTGTTCGCGGAGGGCGCCGCGGGCGAGATCGAGGCGTTCCTCGGCGAACGCGCGCGCCCTGACGCGCCTCGTTATTCGTGCGAGCTGGGGGAGCCGGGCGGCGAGCTCGGCGCGCTCCTCGTGCTCGCTCCGACGCGGTAG
- a CDS encoding AAA family ATPase: MADQRETKDREEELRHTAGRGWEDADVALASAHFGRIYLFGPPGVGKTRAAYHRGRIERGLYAVTLTQELPSAELRGTYLPRGEAFEWHDGPVVRAMREGARLVLNEIAHASEDALAFLHPVLELEDTARLTLPSGETVAPAPGFHVVVTDNGPPEALPPALRDRFDARIELPDPHPDAVASLSEPLREPARRAALLDEERRVSLRAWHVLDRVRVELGLERACRIVFGAERGAEIFDSLVLAGVE, from the coding sequence ATGGCAGACCAGCGCGAGACGAAGGATCGGGAGGAGGAGCTCCGCCACACCGCCGGCAGGGGCTGGGAGGACGCGGACGTCGCGCTCGCGAGCGCGCACTTCGGGAGGATCTACCTGTTCGGTCCGCCCGGCGTCGGGAAGACGCGCGCGGCGTACCACCGCGGGCGCATCGAGCGCGGGCTCTACGCGGTGACGCTGACGCAGGAGCTGCCGTCGGCGGAGCTCCGCGGCACGTACCTGCCGCGCGGCGAAGCGTTCGAGTGGCACGACGGCCCCGTCGTGCGCGCGATGCGCGAGGGGGCGCGACTCGTGCTCAACGAGATCGCGCACGCCTCGGAGGATGCGCTCGCGTTCCTCCACCCGGTGCTCGAGCTGGAGGACACCGCGCGCCTCACGCTGCCGTCGGGCGAAACGGTCGCACCCGCGCCGGGCTTCCACGTCGTCGTGACCGACAACGGCCCGCCCGAAGCGCTCCCGCCCGCGCTGCGCGATCGCTTCGACGCGCGCATCGAGCTGCCGGACCCGCACCCGGACGCCGTCGCGTCCCTCTCCGAGCCGCTGCGCGAGCCGGCGCGGCGCGCCGCGCTGCTCGACGAGGAGCGCCGCGTGAGCCTGCGCGCATGGCACGTGCTCGACCGCGTGCGCGTCGAGCTCGGACTCGAACGCGCGTGCCGCATCGTCTTCGGCGCCGAGCGCGGCGCCGAGATCTTCGACTCGCTCGTGCTCGCGGGGGTGGAGTAG
- a CDS encoding response regulator, producing MADQSGGTRRATPPEAWCRRLAAMGIEARVMRGGRAALASMPLDDRPFPALERSVRFERVLFATVGMHQIKCLKPEALFALPLVDVRGCTSAGDIEERIRAAWRARQDELGRTWERLRAIGARASARDPDSVVRIPIEGEGEWVAARAIGRGRIVLPSRGPLEGIALASPEERVLELEDLPTTESELQIAITNRLEHLARDAENATTRSRERAVAGVSSLEVPRIAVRSRRILLVGPRLAKDRAAHDSLVLRGYSVLRARDATEALRLFARTSPELVVTDADLGRADGVELVPQLAQLAGVDHMPVIVVDAESHAGRRAAAKAVGAVGYIVGRLDVASIADRLARMLDAPKRRRFTRYAQPVAVRIAGARHPATATALSRGGLYVATDEDLPAQSLQRCELVLAATGRRVEVEAEVLYRLGNGGRERRGVGMRFDRFGADGEAAYLDYLRDVASA from the coding sequence ATGGCCGACCAGTCGGGAGGGACGCGGCGCGCGACGCCGCCGGAAGCCTGGTGCCGACGCCTCGCGGCGATGGGCATCGAGGCGCGCGTGATGCGCGGCGGGCGCGCCGCGCTCGCGAGCATGCCCCTCGACGACCGTCCGTTCCCCGCGCTCGAGCGCAGCGTGCGCTTCGAGCGCGTGCTGTTCGCGACGGTCGGCATGCACCAGATCAAGTGCCTGAAGCCGGAGGCGCTGTTCGCACTCCCGCTCGTCGACGTGCGCGGCTGCACGAGTGCGGGCGACATCGAGGAGCGCATCCGCGCCGCCTGGCGCGCGCGGCAGGACGAGCTCGGCCGCACCTGGGAGCGCCTGCGCGCGATCGGCGCGCGCGCGAGCGCCCGCGACCCCGACAGCGTCGTGCGCATCCCGATCGAGGGCGAGGGCGAGTGGGTCGCCGCGCGCGCGATCGGTCGCGGGCGCATCGTGCTGCCGAGCCGCGGCCCGCTCGAGGGCATCGCGCTCGCGTCGCCCGAGGAGCGCGTGCTCGAGCTCGAGGACCTCCCGACGACCGAGTCGGAGCTGCAGATCGCGATCACCAACCGGCTCGAGCACCTCGCGCGCGACGCCGAGAACGCGACGACGCGCTCGCGCGAGCGCGCGGTCGCGGGCGTGTCCTCGCTCGAGGTGCCGCGCATCGCGGTGCGCAGCCGCCGCATCCTGCTCGTCGGGCCGCGCCTCGCGAAGGACCGCGCCGCGCACGACTCGCTCGTCCTGCGCGGCTACAGCGTGCTGCGCGCGCGCGACGCGACCGAGGCGCTGCGACTCTTCGCGCGCACGAGCCCCGAGCTCGTCGTCACCGACGCCGACCTCGGCCGCGCCGACGGCGTCGAGCTCGTTCCGCAGCTCGCGCAGCTCGCGGGCGTCGACCACATGCCGGTGATCGTCGTCGACGCCGAGAGCCACGCGGGCCGGCGCGCCGCCGCCAAGGCCGTGGGCGCGGTCGGCTACATCGTCGGGCGACTCGACGTCGCGAGCATCGCCGACCGCCTCGCGCGCATGCTCGACGCGCCGAAGCGGCGCCGGTTCACGCGCTATGCGCAGCCGGTCGCCGTGCGCATCGCCGGCGCGCGCCACCCGGCCACGGCCACCGCGCTCTCGCGCGGCGGCCTGTACGTCGCGACCGACGAGGATCTGCCCGCGCAGAGCCTGCAGCGCTGCGAGCTCGTGCTCGCGGCGACGGGGCGCCGCGTCGAGGTCGAGGCCGAGGTGCTCTACCGCCTCGGCAACGGCGGACGCGAGCGGCGCGGGGTGGGCATGCGCTTCGACCGCTTCGGCGCCGACGGCGAGGCCGCCTACCTCGACTACCTGCGCGACGTCGCCTCGGCCTGA